The region CCCTGGTGCCTGACCGCGCCATCGCGACCGACCTTGGCAAGCGCTACGTGATGGTGGTCGGGGCCGACAACAAGGCCCAGTACCGCCCTGTGACCCTCGGTCCGCTGGCCGGCGGCCTGCGCATCGTCCGCCAGGGCCTGAAGCCCGGCGACAAGGTGATCACCGCCGGACTGCAGAAGGTGCGCCCCGGCGACACCGTGAAGGCCGTCAAGGCGCCCGCGCCCGACTTCGCCGGCGATCTCGCCCAGCTCGAAACAACCGCACGCCAGGTGGCCCAGATCGCCCCGGCCGGCGGCCAGAACTAGACACCCCGAGCCTTAAGGGGGCTTTCCAAAATGAACTTCTCAAAGTTCTTCGTGAACAGGCCGCGGTTCGCCGCGGTGCTGTCGATCGTCATCTTCATCGCGGGCCTGGTGTCGCTGCCGGCCCTGCCGATCAGCGAATATCCCGAGGTCGTGCCGCCCACCGTCGTGGTGCGGGCCGCCTATCCGGGGGCCAACCCTTCCGTCATCGGCCAGACCGTGGCCGCGCCTCTCGAACAGTCGATCAACGGCGTCGAGGGGATGCTCTATCAGTCGTCGCAATCGGCGGCCGACGGGGTCATGACCCTGACCGTCACCTTCGCCCTGGGCACCGATCTCGATCAGGCCCAGGTGCAGGTGCAGAACCGCGTGGCCCAGGCCTTGCCCAAGCTGCCCCAGGAGGTCCAGCGCATCGGGGTGACCACCACCAAGGCGTCGCCCGACTTGACGCTGGTGGTCCACCTGACCTCGCCGGACAATCGCTATGACACGCTGTATCTGAGCAACTACGCCCAGCTGAACATCAAGGATCGCCTGGCCCGTATCGAGGGCGTGGGCGACGTGCAGATCTTCGGCTCGGGCGCCTATTCGATGCGCGTCTGGCTGGACCCCGATCGTCTGGCCGCCCTGAGCATGACGGCGGGCGACGTGGTCCGCGCCCTGCGCGAGCAGAACGTCCAGGTGGCCGCCGGCCAGCTCGGCGCCCCGCCCACCCCCGGCATGTCGGACTTCCAGCTTTCGGTGAACGCCCCCGGGCGTCTGCAGGACGAGCAGCAGTTCGGCGACGTCATCGTCCGCGCCGGGAACGACGGCCAGATCACCCGCCTGCGCGACGTGGCCCGCATCGAGCTGGGCTCCAACACCTATGCCCTGCGCGCCCTGCTGGACAACAAGCAGGCCGCCGCCATGCCCGTCTTCCAGCGCCCGGGCTCCAACGCCCTGGAAATGGCCGGAAACGTCAAGGCGACCATGGAGGAGCTCTCCAAGGAGTTCCCCGAAGGCGTGAAGTACGAGATCGTCTACGACACCACCGCCTTCGTGCAGGAGTCGATCGACTCGGTCGTCCACACCCTGGTCGAGGCCCTGATCCTGGTGGTCATCGTGGTGGTGGTCTTCCTGCAAGGCTGGCGCGCGTCGATCATTCCGCTGCTGGCGGTGCCGGTGTCGCTGATCGGCACCTTCGCGATCATGCTGATGCTGGGCTTTGGCCTGAACGCCCTGACCCTGTTCGGCCTGGTGCTGGCCATCGGCATCGTGGTCGATGACGCCATCGTCGTGGTCGAGAACGTGGAGCGTCACATCGCCGACGGGCTCAGCCCGCCGGAAGCCACCCGCAAGGCCATGTCCGAAGTGACCGGGCCGATCATCGCGGTGGCCCTGGTGCTGTGCGCCGTGTTCATCCCCGCCGCCTTCATCAGCGGCCTGACCGGCCAGTTCTATCGTCAGTTCGCCCTGACCATCGCCATCTCGACGGTGATCTCGGCCATCAACTCCCTGACCCTGTCGCCGGCCCTGGCCGCCGTCCTTCTGCAGCCGCACGGCGCCAAGAAGGACCGCTTCCAGCAACTGATCGACCGGGCGCTTGGCTGGTTCTTCGGGCCGTTCAACCACTACTTCGGCCGCGCCTCGAACGGCTATGTGAAGGGCGTGTCCAAGATGCTGGGCAAGTCCAGCGTCGCCCTGGTCGTCTATGGCGGCCTGGTGCTGCTGACGGTCTTCGCCTTCGCCAAGACCCCCGGCGGCTTCGTGCCGCAGCAGGACAAGGCCTATGTCGTCTCGATGATCCAGCTGCCCGACGCGGCGTCGCTGGACCGCACCGAGGCGGTGGTGCGCCAGGTGACCGACATCGGCCTGAAGACCCCCGGCGTATCCCACGCCGTGGCCTTCCCCGGCCTGTCGATCAACGGCTTCATCAACAGCCCCAACTCCGCCGTGGTGTTCTTCACCCTGGAGGACTTCAAGTCCCGCCGCGGGCATGAGAAATCCATGGAGACCATCGTCGGCTCGCTGAACGGCCAGCTGGCGCAGGTCGCCGACGCCCAGATCGCCGTCTTCCCGCCCCCGTCCGTCCAGGGCCTGGGCACCATCGGCGGCTTCCGCATGCAGATCGTCGACAAGGCGGGCCTGGGTTCGGACGAGCTGTACAAGGAGACCCAGAACCTGATCGCCAAGGCGCAGAAGGATCCGGCCCTGGCCGGCGTCTTCTCCAGCTATCAGGTGGGCGTGCCCAAGATCGAGGCCGACATCGACCGCGAGAAGGCCCGCGCCGCCGGCGTGTCCCTGACCGACCTGTTCGAGACCATGCAGGTCTATCTGGGCTCGCTGTACGTGAACGACTTCAACCGCTTTGGCCGCACCTACGAGGTCAACGTCCAGGCCGACCAGCGCTTCCGCCTGCAGCCCGAGCAAATGCTGCGGCTGCAGACCCGGAACGGCGACGGCCAGATGATCCCCCTGGGCAGCTTCGTGAGCTTCAAAGAGGGCACGGGTCCGGACCGCGAGATGCACTACAACGGTCTGCTGACCGCCGAGATCAACGGCGGCCCGGCGCCGGGCTTCTCCACCGGCCAGGCCCAGGCGGCGCTGGAAAAACTCGCCGCCGAAGAACTGCCCAACGGCATGGGCTTCGAATGGACCGAGCTGACCTATCAGCAGATCCTGGCGGGCAACACGGCGGTCTTCATCTTCCCGCTGTGCGTGCTGCTGGCCTTCCTGGTGCTGGTCGCCCAGTACGAGAGCTGGAGCCTGCCGCTGGTGGTCATCCTGATCGTGCCGATGACCCTGCTGTCGGCCCTGGGCGGGGTGTTCCTGACCCAAGGCGACAACAACATCTTCACCCAGATCGGGCTGATCGTGCTGGTGGGGCTGGCGTGTAAGAACGCCATCCTGATCGTGGAGTTCGCCCGCGAGCGGGAGATGCATGGCGACAGTCCGCTTCAGGCGGTCCTGGAAGCCTGCCGCCTGCGCCTGCGTCCGATCCTGATGACCTCGATCGCCTTCATCATGGGGGTCTATCCCCTGGTGGTGTCGCACGGGGCCGGGGCGGAGATGCGCCAAGCCATGGGCGTGGCGGTGTTCAGCGGCATGATCGGCGTGACCTTCTTCGGCCTGCTGCTGACCCCCGTCTTCTACTACGTCATCCGCCGCTTCACGGCCCGCAAGGCCGTGCCCGCCGCCACCGTGGCGGAGCCCGAAGCGCAAGCCTCGCACTAGGTCCGGAGAAAACTCATGACCTTGTTCCGCACCAACATGTTTCGGGCCGCTCTCGTCGCCGGCGCCAGCCTGATGGCTGTCGCTTGCGCCGTGGGCCCCGACTTCAAGGCGCCGGCCGTCGCGCCGGTGGCCTACCAGAACGCCGACCCGCAGATCTTCGTCACCACGGCCAATCCCGAGGCCGAGTGGTGGAAGGGTTTCGAGGACCCCATCCTCGACTCCCTGGTCCTGCAGGCGCTGGGCGACAACCTGGACCTGCGCATCGCCCTGGCCCGGGTGTCGGAAGCCCGCGCCCTGTTCACCGATGCGCGGCTTGACCAGCTGCCCCGTGTGACCACCAGCGGGACCTATTCGGTCGCCAAGCAGCAGACGCCCGCGGGCAGTCCCCGCGTGGAGACCGACGCTTGGCAGGCGGGCTTCGACGCCGGCTGGGAGATCGACCTGTTCGGCCGGGTGCGCCGTGGCGTCGAGGCGGCGCGCGCCGACCTGGGCGCCGCCGACGCCGACCTGCGCGACGTGCAGGTGACCGTCGCCGCGGAGGTGGCCCGCAACTACTTCGAGCTGCGCGGGGCGCAAGAGCGGCTGGCCGTGGCTCGCCGCAACCTGGAGACCCAGCGCGAGACTGTGCGCCTGACCCAGGTGCGCTTCGACGTGGGTCGCGGCGACGCCATCGACGTGGCCAGCGCCACGGCCCGGATGAAGGCGACCGAGGCGGCCATCCCCGTCCTGGTCACCGCCGAGACGCGGGCCAACTATCGCCTCGCCGTCCTGACCGGCCAGCGACCGGGCGCGCTGGACAGCCTGCTGGTCGCGCGGACGGAAGAGACCAGGCCGCTCATCAAGGCGCTGAACATCGGCGACGCGGGCGAACTGCTGCGCCGACGTCCGGACGTGCAGGCGGCCGAGCGTCGTCTGGCCGGCCAGACGGCCCGGGTGGGCGTGGCCACCGCCGACCTGTTCCCGCGGGTCAGCGTCACCGGTTTCGTGGGCTTCCTGTCGGGGAACTTCTCCTCGCTGGGGAACTCCGGGACCGGGGCCTGGGCGGTGGCGCCGACGGTCAGCTGGCCGGGCCTGGACTTCGGCGGCGCCCGCGCGCGGCTGAAGGCGCAGGAGGCCCGCGAGGAAGCCAGCCTGGCGGCCTATGACCAGACCGTGCTGCGCGCGCTGGAGGACCTGGAGAACGCCCTGGTCGCCTATCGCCAGCAGCAGGCCCAGCTCTACAGCCTGACCGAGCAGGCCAGCGCCTCGCGCCGGGCGGCCGAACTGGCGCGGGTGCAGTACCGCGAGGGGGGCATCGACTTCCTGGTGCTGCTCGACGCCGAGCGCACCCTGTTGGCGGCGGAGGACGCGCTCAGCGTCGCCGAGACGGGCGTGAATACGAACGTCGTCGCCATCTACAAGGCCCTGGGCGGGGGCTGGACTCCCGCCTGAGCAAAGTCTGCGCGGGCGTTTGTCCCCAGCCACGTCCGCGCAGACACCTATTTTCACAAGACTGACATCGGCTAAGGTTCGCCCATGATCGAGACGCTCCTTCAGCAGCAGGTGAAGGTCGGGGACCTGACCGTGCGCCTTCCCGGCGGCAAGATGGTCCGCGCAGGCGACGGTTCGGGCCAGCCCGTCGCCATCAGCCTGACAGGCAAGGGCCTGCGCCGGCTGGTGGCCAATCCGGGCCTGGGTCTGGGCGAGGCCTATATGGAGGGCGACCTGGTCTTCGATCAGGGCTCCATGTGGGACCTGCTGGAGATCGTCGGCCGCAGCGGATCGCGCCTGCCCAAGGGGCGGGGGTCGCTATTCAAGCGACTCAAGCGGACGATCAAGGGCCACGTCCAGCAGCTGAACGACCGGCGCGCATCCAAGCAGAACGTCGCCCATCACTACGACATTTCAAACGACCTCTACCGGCGCTTCCTCGACGCCGACATGCAGTATTCCTGCGCCTATTTCGCGCGGCCGGAGATGACGCTGGAGGACGCCCAGGTCGCCAAGAAGGCGCACATCGCCGCCAAGCTGAATCTATCGCCGGACCAGACCGTGCTGGACATTGGATCGGGCTGGGGCGGCATGGCCATGACCCTGGCCAAGGACTACGGCGCGGACGTCACCGGCGTGACCCTGTCGCAGGAACAGCTGGCCCTGGCGCGCGAGCGGGCGGCGGCGGCGGGGCTGGCCGACCGGGCGCGGTTCGAGCTGACCGACTATCGCGACGTGGACCGCACCTTCGACCGCATCGTGTCCGTCGGCATGCTGGAGCACGTGGGCGCGCCGAACTTCCGGGGCTATTTCGAGACCGTCAAAGGCCTGCTGAAGGACGACGGCGTGGCCCTGATCCACTCCATCGGCCGCATGTCGGGCAAGGGCGCCACCAACGCCTTCACCGCCAAGTATATCTTCCCGGGCGGCTATATCCCCGGCCTGGCGGAGATCGTCGCGGCGATCGAGGACGCCGGCCTGTGGATCACCGACATCGAGATCCTGCGCCTGCACTATGCCGAGACCTGCAAACACTGGCGGATGCGCTTCCTTGCCGACCCGGAAATCCCGACCCTGTACGACGCGCGGTTCCGGCGGATGTGGGAGTTCTACCTGGCGGGGGCGGAGCTGGGCTTCCGCTATGGCGGGCACATGGTCTTCCAGATCCAGATCGCCAAGCAGCGTGACGCCGTGCCGATCACCCGCGACTATCTGGCCGGGACCTGATCACCAGAGCGAGACGGCCGCGCGGGCGGGCCAGGCTTCGTCATAGGAACGGCCGCCGACTTCGCCGTCGCTGAGGGCCGCCAGTATCTCGCCGGGCTCCGGCAGGCTCGCCGGGTCCACATGCCGCGACGGGTCCCAGAGCTTTGAGCGCACCACGGCCCGCGCGCACTGGAAGTAGGCGGTCTCCACCGTGATGACGATGCAGGTGCGCGGCGGCTTGCCGTCCACGGCGAAGGACTCCAGCAGCTTCGGATCGGCGGAGATCACCGCCGAGCCGTTTACGCGGAAGGTCGTGCCCGAGCCGGGGATCAGGAACAGCAGTCCGACCCGGGGATCGCGGATGATGTTGCTGAGGCTGTCGATGCGGTTGTTGCCACGGCGGTCGGGCATGATCAGGGTCCGCTCGTCGGCCACGCGCACGAAGCCGGGGCCGTCGCCGCGCGGGCTGCAGTCCAGCCCCTCCGGTCCGCTGGTGGCCAGGGCCACGAAGGGCGAGGCCTCGATCAGGGCGCGGTAGTGGGGCGTGATCCACCCCACCTCCTTGATCGTGGAGGCGGGGACCGGCGGCGGATTGTAGAGCGCCGTCAGCTCTTCGAGCGTGCGGATGATCATGGCCCGACCATGCGCCGACAGGGCGCGTCCGGCAACGCTTCAGCCCGCTTCGAGCTTAGCTCGCTTCAAGGAGGGCCACGGTCCCCTGACCGCCATCCGCGCAGATGCTGACGATGGCGCGCGAGCCGGCTGGCCGCCCGGCCAACTCCTTGACCGCCTGGGACAGGATGCGGGCGCCGGTTGCGCCGAAAGGATGGCCGAGCGCCAGGCTGCCGCCATTGGGGTTCACGCGGTCGCGCGGGAACGGCCCGAAGGTGTGGGCCATACCGACCTTGTCCTTGAGGAAGGTCTTGCTCTCCAGCGCCTTGATGTGGGCGGCGACCTGGGCGGCGAAGGCCTCGTGGATCTCCCAAAGATCGATGTCGGCGTACTTCAGGTCGTGACGGGCCAGCAGCTTGGGAATGGCGTAGGCCGGGGCCATCAGCAGCCCCTCGGTCTTCAGGTCGATGGAGGCGACCTCGAAGTCGACCAGCTTCACGCGCGGCGTGTCGGCGGGAAGGCGCTTGAGCCCCTCTTCCGAGGCGACCCAGATCGCGGCGGCGCCGTCGGTGAGCGGCGAGGAGTTACCGGCGGTCAGGGTGCCCTTGCCGCTGGTGCGGTCGAAGGCCGGGGGCAGCTTGGCCAGCTTCTCCAGCGAGGTGTCCTTGCGCGGGATGGTGTCCTTGGCGACCCCGCCCAGCGGAGCGACCAGGCTGTCGAAGAAGCCGCGATCCCAGGCGGCCACGGCGTTCACGTGGCTGGCCAGGGCGATGACGTCCTGCTCCTCGCGGGTCAGGGACCAGTCCTTGGCGGTGATCTCGGTGTGCTCGCCCATGCTCATGCCCGTGGTGCGGTTCACCACGCGGGGAATCCAGAGCTTGAGGTTAGCGGGATTGAGGGTCTTCAGGTGGGCGATCTTCTGGCCCGTGGTCTTGGCCGCCTGGAACTTGCGGATCCAGTCGGAGAGGCCTTGGGTCAAGCCGATCTGCACGCGGCTCATGGCCTCGACCCCGCCGACCAGGGCCAGGTTGCGGGCCTCGCCGTCGATCATGCCGGCGGCCTGGAAGGTCCCCATCATGCTGGTCGAGCAGGCCATGACCGTGGAGTAGGCCGGGATGGTCGGGCCGACGCCGGAGTCGATCAGCACCTCGCGGGCGATATTGCTGAAGGTCAGGCTGGGAATGACCGTGCCCCAGACGGCGAAGTCGGGCGCGCCGCCCTTCAGCTGGGCGGCCATGGCCTGGACTACGGGGACCGACATGGTGATGGCGTCATAGCCGCTCAGACCGCTGTCGACCTTGGTGAAGGGCGTGCGCAGGCCGGCGGCGAGCCAGACCTGGGGCTTGCCGCCCGAGGGCCCGGCAGCCTTCTTGGGCGCGGCTTTGGGGGCGGTCTTCTTCGGGGCGGCGGCCATGAACTTCAATCTCCCAATCAGGGCTGAAAGCTTAGCTGGGGATCGCGACGGGCGATTGAAGGATTCAGCCGTCTTTCTTTTTGGAGAAAGGCTTCCAGCGCAGGAAGCCGCGGATCGCCGGCCCGATCACGGGGGTGCGCAGGATGGGCTTCACCGCGCTGGGCCGGGTCTTCACGAAGCACATCACCGCCCCGATCCAGAAGACCGTCGTCGGCATGCCGGGGATGAAGATATTGACCGTGCCGATGGCGAACAGGCTGGAGCCCACGACGTCCAGCGTCAGGCGGGCGACGCGTGATCTGCGGCGGCGGGGCGGGATCGTCATCGGGGCGGACAATGGCGCCGATCGGCGAGAATGGCTCGCATTATCGTTGGCCGCCGCCCGGAGAAGCGGCCGCCCTCCCCGGGCATGGCGATGGTGAGGGAGGGCGGCCATCGACCTATTCCGCGGCGACTGAGGCGGAGAGGCCGAGACGTTGCGCGACACCCTCGCCATAGGCCGGATCGGCGCGGCGGAAGTGGGCGATCTGGCGCTGCTGGATCTCGACCGGCACGCCGGCCATGGCGGCGGCGATGTTGTCGAAAAGCTGCCGTTGCTGGTCAGGGCTCATCAGGCGGAAGAGGTCGCCCGCCTGGGTGTAGTCGTCATTGCCCGCGCGATGGTCGTAGCGGTCGGCGTCGCCGCTGATGCGCAGAGGCGGCTCGCGATAGGTCTCATCCTGCACCGGCCCGCCGAAGCTGTTGGGCTCGTACCAGGCGTTGGTGCGGCCCGGGCTGTCGAAGCGCATGGCGCCGTCGGCGTGGTAGTGATGCACGGGGCTGCGCGGACGGTTTACCGGCAGGGCCTCGTAGTGCGTGCCGACCCGATAGCGGTGGGCGTCGGCATAGGAGAACAGCCGCGCCTGCAGCATCTTGTCCGGCGAGAAGCCGATCCCCGGCACGATGTTGGACGGGCTGAACGAGGCCTGCTCCACCTCGGCGTGATAGTTGTCCGGATTGCGGTTCAGCTCCAGCACCCCGACCTCGATCAGCGGGTAGTCGCCATGCGGCCAGACCTTGGTGATGTCGAAGGGGTTGTAGGGCGTCTTCTCGGCGTCCAGCTCGGGCATGATCTGGACGCAGAACCGCCAGCGCGGGAAGTCGCCGTTCTCGATGCTTTCGAACAGGTCGCGCTGGGCGCTTTCGCGGTCGTTGGCGATGACCTGGGCGGCCTCGGCGTTGGTCCAGTTCTTGATGCCCTGCATCGACTTGAAGTGGAACTTCACCCAGAAGCGCTCATTGGCGGCGTTGATGAAGCTGAAGGTGTGCGAGCCGAAGCCGTGCAGGTGGCGATAGCTCTGCGGCAGGCCGCGGTCGCTGAACAGGGTGGTGACCTGGTGCAGGCTTTCGGGGCTGAGCGACCAGAAGTCCCACATGGCGGTGGGCGAGCGCAGGTTGCTGACCGGGTGGCGCTTTTGAGTGCGGATGAAGTCGGGGAACTTCAGCGGATCGCGCACGAAGAAGACGGGGGTGTTGTTGCCCACCAGGTCCCAGTTGCCTTCCTCGGTATAGACCTTCAGCGAGAAGCCGCGCACGTCGCGCTCGGCGTCGGCGGCGCCGCGCTCGCCCGCCACGGTGGAGAAGCGCAGCAGGACCTCCGTCTCCTTGCCCGGCTGCAAGGCCTTGGCGCGGGTATAGGCGCTGATGTCGTGGGTGATCTTCAAGGTCCCGTAGGCGGCCGAGCCCTTGGCGTGGACGGCCCGCTCAGGGATGCGCTCGCGGTTCTGGTGGGCCAGCTTTTCCATGAGCTGGTAGTCCTGCATCAGCAGGGGACCGCGCGGACCGGCGGACATGGAGTTCTGGTTGTCGGCGATCGGCGCGCCGGCGGACGTCGTCATGACGGGCGGTTTGGACATCGGTCTTCCCCTCTGGATGTGGAGCTCAGGGTCGGACGTCAGGATCAACAAATCCAATCGATTGTTTTGTTCGATCCGATTGGAACGTTCTATGTCGCTTCCTTCCAAGCGTCGCGGTAATCGAAGGCCCATGATCGCGCCCCTTCCCGACGCCGCCCCCGCCAACTGGGTCGACCGACTGGCTCCGCCCGCCCTGCGCCCCTGGCTGCGGCTGGGCCGTTTCGACCGGCCGGCGGGGATATGGCTGCTGATGCTGCCCGGCTGGCAGGGGATCGCTCTGGCCTCGGCGGCGCGCGAGCAACTGCCCAGCCCCTGGCTGCTGATCGCCTTCTTCCTGGGAGCGGCGCTGATGCGGGCGGCGGGCTGCGCCTATAACGACATCGTAGATCGCGACATCGACGCCAAGGTCGCCCGCACCGCCGCGCGGCCGATCCCGGCGGGCGAGATCAGCGTCAA is a window of Caulobacter sp. NIBR2454 DNA encoding:
- a CDS encoding efflux transporter outer membrane subunit; amino-acid sequence: MTLFRTNMFRAALVAGASLMAVACAVGPDFKAPAVAPVAYQNADPQIFVTTANPEAEWWKGFEDPILDSLVLQALGDNLDLRIALARVSEARALFTDARLDQLPRVTTSGTYSVAKQQTPAGSPRVETDAWQAGFDAGWEIDLFGRVRRGVEAARADLGAADADLRDVQVTVAAEVARNYFELRGAQERLAVARRNLETQRETVRLTQVRFDVGRGDAIDVASATARMKATEAAIPVLVTAETRANYRLAVLTGQRPGALDSLLVARTEETRPLIKALNIGDAGELLRRRPDVQAAERRLAGQTARVGVATADLFPRVSVTGFVGFLSGNFSSLGNSGTGAWAVAPTVSWPGLDFGGARARLKAQEAREEASLAAYDQTVLRALEDLENALVAYRQQQAQLYSLTEQASASRRAAELARVQYREGGIDFLVLLDAERTLLAAEDALSVAETGVNTNVVAIYKALGGGWTPA
- a CDS encoding SAM-dependent methyltransferase, whose translation is MIETLLQQQVKVGDLTVRLPGGKMVRAGDGSGQPVAISLTGKGLRRLVANPGLGLGEAYMEGDLVFDQGSMWDLLEIVGRSGSRLPKGRGSLFKRLKRTIKGHVQQLNDRRASKQNVAHHYDISNDLYRRFLDADMQYSCAYFARPEMTLEDAQVAKKAHIAAKLNLSPDQTVLDIGSGWGGMAMTLAKDYGADVTGVTLSQEQLALARERAAAAGLADRARFELTDYRDVDRTFDRIVSVGMLEHVGAPNFRGYFETVKGLLKDDGVALIHSIGRMSGKGATNAFTAKYIFPGGYIPGLAEIVAAIEDAGLWITDIEILRLHYAETCKHWRMRFLADPEIPTLYDARFRRMWEFYLAGAELGFRYGGHMVFQIQIAKQRDAVPITRDYLAGT
- a CDS encoding DUF454 family protein, which encodes MTIPPRRRRSRVARLTLDVVGSSLFAIGTVNIFIPGMPTTVFWIGAVMCFVKTRPSAVKPILRTPVIGPAIRGFLRWKPFSKKKDG
- a CDS encoding catalase, with protein sequence MSKPPVMTTSAGAPIADNQNSMSAGPRGPLLMQDYQLMEKLAHQNRERIPERAVHAKGSAAYGTLKITHDISAYTRAKALQPGKETEVLLRFSTVAGERGAADAERDVRGFSLKVYTEEGNWDLVGNNTPVFFVRDPLKFPDFIRTQKRHPVSNLRSPTAMWDFWSLSPESLHQVTTLFSDRGLPQSYRHLHGFGSHTFSFINAANERFWVKFHFKSMQGIKNWTNAEAAQVIANDRESAQRDLFESIENGDFPRWRFCVQIMPELDAEKTPYNPFDITKVWPHGDYPLIEVGVLELNRNPDNYHAEVEQASFSPSNIVPGIGFSPDKMLQARLFSYADAHRYRVGTHYEALPVNRPRSPVHHYHADGAMRFDSPGRTNAWYEPNSFGGPVQDETYREPPLRISGDADRYDHRAGNDDYTQAGDLFRLMSPDQQRQLFDNIAAAMAGVPVEIQQRQIAHFRRADPAYGEGVAQRLGLSASVAAE
- a CDS encoding efflux RND transporter permease subunit: MNFSKFFVNRPRFAAVLSIVIFIAGLVSLPALPISEYPEVVPPTVVVRAAYPGANPSVIGQTVAAPLEQSINGVEGMLYQSSQSAADGVMTLTVTFALGTDLDQAQVQVQNRVAQALPKLPQEVQRIGVTTTKASPDLTLVVHLTSPDNRYDTLYLSNYAQLNIKDRLARIEGVGDVQIFGSGAYSMRVWLDPDRLAALSMTAGDVVRALREQNVQVAAGQLGAPPTPGMSDFQLSVNAPGRLQDEQQFGDVIVRAGNDGQITRLRDVARIELGSNTYALRALLDNKQAAAMPVFQRPGSNALEMAGNVKATMEELSKEFPEGVKYEIVYDTTAFVQESIDSVVHTLVEALILVVIVVVVFLQGWRASIIPLLAVPVSLIGTFAIMLMLGFGLNALTLFGLVLAIGIVVDDAIVVVENVERHIADGLSPPEATRKAMSEVTGPIIAVALVLCAVFIPAAFISGLTGQFYRQFALTIAISTVISAINSLTLSPALAAVLLQPHGAKKDRFQQLIDRALGWFFGPFNHYFGRASNGYVKGVSKMLGKSSVALVVYGGLVLLTVFAFAKTPGGFVPQQDKAYVVSMIQLPDAASLDRTEAVVRQVTDIGLKTPGVSHAVAFPGLSINGFINSPNSAVVFFTLEDFKSRRGHEKSMETIVGSLNGQLAQVADAQIAVFPPPSVQGLGTIGGFRMQIVDKAGLGSDELYKETQNLIAKAQKDPALAGVFSSYQVGVPKIEADIDREKARAAGVSLTDLFETMQVYLGSLYVNDFNRFGRTYEVNVQADQRFRLQPEQMLRLQTRNGDGQMIPLGSFVSFKEGTGPDREMHYNGLLTAEINGGPAPGFSTGQAQAALEKLAAEELPNGMGFEWTELTYQQILAGNTAVFIFPLCVLLAFLVLVAQYESWSLPLVVILIVPMTLLSALGGVFLTQGDNNIFTQIGLIVLVGLACKNAILIVEFAREREMHGDSPLQAVLEACRLRLRPILMTSIAFIMGVYPLVVSHGAGAEMRQAMGVAVFSGMIGVTFFGLLLTPVFYYVIRRFTARKAVPAATVAEPEAQASH
- a CDS encoding pyridoxamine 5'-phosphate oxidase family protein yields the protein MIIRTLEELTALYNPPPVPASTIKEVGWITPHYRALIEASPFVALATSGPEGLDCSPRGDGPGFVRVADERTLIMPDRRGNNRIDSLSNIIRDPRVGLLFLIPGSGTTFRVNGSAVISADPKLLESFAVDGKPPRTCIVITVETAYFQCARAVVRSKLWDPSRHVDPASLPEPGEILAALSDGEVGGRSYDEAWPARAAVSLW
- a CDS encoding acetyl-CoA C-acyltransferase, which codes for MAAAPKKTAPKAAPKKAAGPSGGKPQVWLAAGLRTPFTKVDSGLSGYDAITMSVPVVQAMAAQLKGGAPDFAVWGTVIPSLTFSNIAREVLIDSGVGPTIPAYSTVMACSTSMMGTFQAAGMIDGEARNLALVGGVEAMSRVQIGLTQGLSDWIRKFQAAKTTGQKIAHLKTLNPANLKLWIPRVVNRTTGMSMGEHTEITAKDWSLTREEQDVIALASHVNAVAAWDRGFFDSLVAPLGGVAKDTIPRKDTSLEKLAKLPPAFDRTSGKGTLTAGNSSPLTDGAAAIWVASEEGLKRLPADTPRVKLVDFEVASIDLKTEGLLMAPAYAIPKLLARHDLKYADIDLWEIHEAFAAQVAAHIKALESKTFLKDKVGMAHTFGPFPRDRVNPNGGSLALGHPFGATGARILSQAVKELAGRPAGSRAIVSICADGGQGTVALLEAS